Within Gasterosteus aculeatus chromosome Y, fGasAcu3.hap1.1, whole genome shotgun sequence, the genomic segment ATCATATCATAGGGAAAAAATGTAAGTGgacaatgaaacaaaaagctACTAAATCTTGATTCAGTAGACTTGATTCAAAGCTCCCGTGCAACATCTCATGTGTTCGAGAGTGAACACTGTTGGCAGTTCTGTGCATGCAGTCGTGTGAGAAAGTATCACAGCCGAACGAAAGGTGGTCCGATGGAAAGCTACTGACTAAGGTCCAGAAGTTACATGCTTTCTTTACAGAATAATTATTCTGCAGACAAGATACTGAGGAAACCACAGCTCACAGAAAACAGagctacctgtgtgtgtgtgtgtgtgtgtgtgcgtttgttgttAAAAGGGGATGTCCATGCAAATCCATATACATCtgcttctgtctgtgtgtgtgtgtgtgtgtgtgtgtgtgtgtgtgtgtgtgtgtgtgtgtgtgtgtgtgtgtgtgtgtgtgtgtgtgtgtgcagcaggaaTCTGAGCAAGGAGTCAGGTTGTAGAACAGAGGAAGCTGAAGCTCTGGTTTCTGTACAGGGCGACATTggataccacacacacacacccacatgcacGCACAACTGTTTAGTGACCTGTGAAAGACAACTACATTGAACACCGTAGTTAATTATAACCTGCACAGCGGCAAGTACcacataatgaaataaacaacaagCAGTCATGTGACAAATGAAATTGTCAGTCAAGAACTAATTAGACGAATTGAGTGTCCCTTTTCCCACACTCCGACAAGTGCTGCAACGCACCGGCAGGAGTCCAAACCGGCACAGGGGGAATATTATGACAATTATTAAACGGGGGAAAGACggagaaaacatttaaaggtaGAAACTTGTTAAAATTTTTTGGTAAAGATATTGTAATAAAACGGTAACGGTGGCCATGCAATATTTGGATGAGAAAATGTTAACATTAATTGGTTAATAACTTAATCAGGAACAAAAGGTATTTTCCATATTGTCTGGCTGAAATTATGTTCATACATTCTCTTTTGTTTCAAGATTATACATAACCCATTATATGTTTAATGCTGACCtggaatggaaatggaaatacaGAGTATTCAAATTCAGGTGATAAAACTATTAGCTCAGCATAATCACGTTATTACAGAGGTGTAATTTCTAAATGCAACACTTGTGTCAAACCTGTTAcagttataaaataaatatctcaACAATTTTAGCATACTGCGACTTCAAAGAATTGGGGTTGAAATGGCAAGAACTTCAGTTGAGTTAAACATACAGCAGTTATGAAGCAACATATTTGGAGTTAAATGCAAGTCCAGTTTTTGCTCTCTTTTGGTCCCAACCACCCCCTGCAGAAAATGGCTCTTTGTTTGACTTCGGTCTGGTCTTCTGCCTGAAGCACCTATCCTGACCTTTTGGAAGCAACCGGCAGAGACAGCAAACTGGTGTAGCAGCTTTACACAACTCGAGCGCTGCTGTCACAACAACCCTCACTGACACACTATGATCCGTTTGCTTAGAGTCCATCGCTGTGTTCACATCGAACTCGTCATTTTGAACATGTTTAGTTAAAGGTTTCGTGTCCAGTGTGGGTCCTTAAGTGTGTTATCAGATTGTGAAGTCAGGTGATCGTATGATTACACATCAAGAAAATGTGTCTTCgtccaaaaatacaaaataatattgtactgtgaaaaagaaaaaaagaactagCGATAACTCCCTTTTGACACAGGTCatctaaataaaaatcctttatttttcattaatattattatgaTCATTCTTCTAGAGAGTCCACCGTGCCACTGTCAGAAATGGAGTAGTAGACGTCTGTCTGTTGGGGGACACAGGACGGGGGACGATGTGGGGGCGggacaggcgggggggggagggttctcCATGCTGATTGAAACAATCTGGGGATTATATGAAGGAGGGACAAGGgagcgagaagaagaagacgaggaggagtgACTGACCTTTAAAagtgttttggtgtgtgtgtgtgtgtgtgtgtgtgtgtgtgtgtgtgtgtgtgtgtgtgtgtgtctgtatgaacATATCTGTGAAGAGTGGAACTGGTCCGAGTTACTTTGATCCATTGTCACTGTACACAGTTAATATCACAACTGGGTACAAAACTGAGGtaacatcttcttcttcttcctcctcttcttcttcatcatctggCGGGAGGAAAGATGGGAAACTGTTTCAGAAACACAAAATTTAACAGAAAAGTCTTCCTTCTGACGCTTGACTCCGTGCCACAGTTTTTAACGCTACTTGTTTGAGGCGTTCCGGGTCCCTTCAAAAcgtgaataaataacaaaaaaacctGGAATAGAGCATGAAGTCctttaatgtgaaaaaaagtgtATAGTGGTGCTGATGGGAGAAGAATACATGTTTTCTAACCGTTACCTTCATTTCATCGCGCCGTAGTGTTGTCACTGGTTACCATGTTATTGTCAGAGTTTGACAGAGACTGCTCCTTTATTATCGGGTCtgcaagaggagagaggaacaaaCTTTAGTGCTCAGGACTCTTCTAAATGAGACTTGAAGTGTGCAGTAGAGATGTTTCTGTGGAGGAAAGGACAGTCGGACGCTTGGGCCTAATGTTAGACGCCCCCTGCTTGTTTGCATGTATGACGACAGACGCGGAAACTACTTGGAACCACCGCGGTGGGAATGAGGGGGGAATATGCCACGGTCACTCCCAACTACCATCTGCCTTCTTTACATCTCAATGCTACAAGTCCTGCAACAACGCCCCCAACGTGCCGGCTGTGCGCGTCTCGCTCACAGAAGTAGGGCTGATCCATGGCCTCCGTGGCCGTCAGCCTCTGTTGGTGGTCGTAACGTAGCAGCTTGTCCAGCAGGTCCAGAGCTTCAGGACTCACCAGGTGCTGGTTCTCCGTCTGTACAAACTGTTCCCAGCGCTTCCTGctctgcctgcacacacacacaagccaattAGCACTTTAACATTTCCCTCTAATGCTGCCTGTGCGTATTTAAATTAAGTGATTTGCAGTtgttctttatatatatatatatatatatatatatatatatatatatatatatatatatatatatatatgtacacagcACATGCCCGTAATATTGTAAAGTGCAGGAAAGTGTGAGGGGTCTGTTGGGACCACAAGGAGGCAGAGTCGGAGAGGACTTACTGTCCCAGCAGGTCTTTGAAGCGCGGGTCCAGTTCAATGTGGTATTTGCGCAGGTAACCAAACAGCTCGTCCGTCCCAAGGACCTTGGCGATTCTTACCAGCTGAAATaagaacatttgaaatattatgacattgtttcccccccccggcccccctctcAAAAGGCTCTTGTTCTGTTGGACCGGCAGTCCACCTGTCGGAACAGACACCAGAGGCCTTGTGCGAGCTGAGGATCAAGGCATCAAACACTACCTGCTTTTGTCACATCACATGCAATGTATTGTGAATTCAAaagaataattaaatgtatttatgaaaTACCCTTTATGGTGTTGTATACTCTTGTGTGAACTGAATACTTGATAAGTGAAGAGAGTCTTCTCAATAACGCACCTGGTCGTAGTTGTCCTGTCCGTGGAAGAAGGGCTCTTTCTGAAATATCATACTAGCCAGCATGCAGCCCAAGCTCCACATGTCCAGGCTGTAATCGTACATCTGAAACACAGGATCATCAAACAGCACTGCCGATGATGAAAACATAGACATTAGTATCATCCATGTGTGCGGACGAAAGCTTTCTCTGGCTGTGTTCTTCTCTTATATTTCTGAAAGTTGTTTGAAAAGGTGTCGGCTGGGTtacggtgtgggtttgttttacTTGGTAGTCCACCAGGAGTTCGGGGCCTTTGAAGTAACGTGAGGCCACTCTGACGTTGTACTCCTGGGATGGGTGGTAGAACTCTGCCAAACCCCAGTCTATAAGGCGTAGCTGTGGAAACACACAAGTCATCGTCCTTCATCTTCACAGAACGCCtctcaaaaagaggagaaaaaaactccAGCTTAACTGTTTAATTGGAGAATGGCACAGTTAAAGGGGTGTGTTATGAATGCTATGTGGACATAATCCACATCTGCTTTAATTTGTATAATGCAGGAAATGCATAATGCTTTCTTGGACAATATAACAAGATTTGATGCTGTaaagacaataataaaaacTAGCTCGTTTTTATTATTGTCTGCTTTCTTGAGATCACAAGCAGCACCAACCACTAGGTAGATATGATGGCAGCTAAGACTGATGGAAAGTATTCTGACTGCCAATTATAAAGCAACAATAATCTCCTTTCCAAATTGGGGAGAATATGAACATACAACAAAGGGGGAATGATACAATGGAGAGAGagcaaaacaatatatatacatcaaAAGTCAGTGtctgtgagtgagagagagtatGCGGTGTGTGAAGACAagaacatgaaaacaggacTTTTTAGGGCACCAGCTACCTTTCTCAACTGGTGGTCGATCATCACATTGTGGGGTTTAACGTCGCGGTGCATGATTCCCATACTGTGACAGTAGTCCAGAGCCTGGCaggcgcgcacgcgcacacacacacacacacacacacacaaacaatcagaGCAGACAAATGTATACTAATATTATGAGATCCCAGAACCCAAAATAGAGACAGAAGGGAAAATGTCTTATTCAGAAGATGAGATGCcacttatttttaaaatagaggggggaaaaaaaggaggggcTGCAAGTCAAAAGACTCACCTTGAGTAGTTCATACATATAGAAACGGATATCATAATCTGTCAACTTCTGGTACAGCTCCTGCAGGTAAAAGCATTTTTGTTAGTTTGAAACGAAGAAGAGAAAGCTGCTGCCTCCTTTACTGATTAAGTAATGACTGAATGATTGAGAGAGGCGGCCATTGTACCTTGAAGTCTGTGttattgatgcattcaaagaCGAGCGCCGGAGTCCTGGACTGTGCCGCCACCACATagagacgagagaagggagggagacgaCATGAGTCAAACACAAGGACGGTGACCGAATGGCCGCGTATCTGAAAAGGCCCCGGCGGGGTCGTGACCTGCACATGAACTGGACGTAAGGAAAGATAGTCGGCCTGTTGCTACTTAATTCCAAGCACATCGTCAAAAAACGGTGTATTTAATAATTAGGACTGTCAAAGTTAACACGTTGATCTACGAGATTATTGTGCCCGCGATTAAtccgataaaatattttaacgcaatTAACTGCTAGGCTACAtccaccctgcagaggaccaccactgtgttccTAAAAGACAggggtttggaaaacgtcccggctaaatgtggggagattgttgccacttcaaacacagccgtcaaatgacggagagttgagagcaaagcaaagtgcacgaggacaacaggaagagtcgcttgTTCAATGTtgcacccggtggaattctgcctccaagatgatcacatgtgtgtagttttgtgtttaaaatatgattaaacaacagtgtgtaaaatacaggttttctaaagtgattactcgttaATATAGATGATTTAATCTTTAGAGGAAAGACACTTTTATTCAATTTTTGCGATCAGCATTTTGGGCCGACGTGCCACTAGCGAGCCTACCCCTGGGTCTTTGACTGCGTCCACCAGCCGGATGATGTTGCTCCCACCTCGCAAGTTCTCCAGGATCTTGATCTCTCGCTTGATCTTCTTTTTCTTAACAGgctaaaaaagtaaaacaaaaaaataacaagatgTAAAAGTAGGGATATTTGTCTTTACCATGTCACACAAGGTTCTACTACGGAGAAATTCATTTTCGACTCCGAACATTCAGGTTAAGTGGATCCCACCGCTCACCTTCAGGATCTTGACCACCACTTTCTCGTTGTTGGTGATGTTGACGGCCTCGAACACCTCGCTGTATTTCCCTCTGCCCAGTTTACGGACCAGCTGGTAGTCCTCCTGGTTGCTATGGGAACGGAGAGACAACAGCGTGtgaggagaaagacaaaaacaatctcAGCATCCACATGCAAAGAAGTTAGTGATTTGCTGATGAATGTACTTGTCACTGTAATcaagactgtgtgtgttggggggggggtcctggttGTGATCTCAAGAAAGCAGACTGGGTGAGCATGGGGATTGAGGCAGAGGTAAAGGGTGGGTAgaaggggggttgggagactgTGTTATCTTTAATCACACCCTCACAGCAACGGGTCCAATGATTGACACCCATCTGTCCCACATGCAAACATCTGTCACACGTGCCAACATCTGTCACACATGCCAGCATGGGACCATTAGCTTAGCTGCTGTGGTCGGACATCACGCGAATGCAACGAGAGCAACCTGCAGTAAACGGAAACGTTCTCACTTCCAGTTGGGCACGTGGGCCTCGTAGTCCCAGTATTCCCGGCTCTTCAGGGTATTGACGTCTGCGTACACGCAGGACTTGCTACCGGCCACCGGACCAGTCATGGCGAGACCCGTGGCACGGGGAAGAATGCAGCTGGGGTCACAAACAGGGGCCGGGAGCAGCAGAGAAATAGATgttgttagctaacgttagccagcgATGCTACTCCCGCGCGGAGATGTCGCACCGACGGGGAGCGCGCGGCGCCGGGCACCACCATCGGCGGGGCTCGCGTCATGAGCGACCGGCTGtgcagggggcggggggggcggcgactCGTTGGGATGGCACGGGCCTGAGGAGCCCGCTACCAGACGCCCGGGAATCTGGAGGGTTTTTCTTCTGCGGCCACGGACCTCCCCGGTGGCAACGGGTGAGCGAAGCGACCTGCGAATGAAGAGGAGCGAGCCGCCCGGATGTGGAGCCGCTGGCTGCCGGGGCGGAGAGGAGGGATGTGGGGGTCCACAGCGCCCCCCAGTGGGGAGGATGTGAAAGGAGCCAAAGTTGAAGGCTTGATTTCTGTCAAAGCGTTTGACAACTTTCACATttgtcaaaaactttaaaaataagAATGGTCtttccaaataaaaaataaaaaaaacattccacatTATGTTTCAGGCATCGTATTATGTTATTAATATGATACTTGGTTGTCATTGGTAAGAATCGGATAATTACAGTGCAGTTTGTCATACAaattagtatttattttttaggttgACAAACAAGAacaatgtatttcctttttcagaactcAACCGGATTTATAgatgaaaaaaagttttatgtGTTAGTGCTGTGTAATCAAATGCTACATACATACAGATAATCTCAGCATGAATGTAGACATACTGTGCGGCACcacgtttctttttctttttcttttcctctcctaaCATCATTCATATGAACTACAATACAATTTGAAAAAAGGGCTTGGGAagggacgaggacgaggaggaggaggaggcaccaACTCCCAGGGACAGAACACAGGATCTAACACAGCAAGCATGCAGAGAGCGGGAGACACCAGGGTCTGACGGGGTTATGCAATGTAACTGGGAAGGTCAGAGACAATACTTTTATTTGTGCTTATACAGAATACATTCCTCTGCTTTCCCTGACTGATCAAAGCCTGGGATTGATCAAGATGCTTTGCCGTGTTCCTCACTTTCCGTTAACGTTGCTGCATGAGCAATTATCTTTTCTATTATCGTACACATCGGGTGACATCAAGTTCTTGGGCACTTGTATTTCTTGGAAAATATGAAACTAGCCTTATTGATTCCTTATGTGTGCTGTATGATTACACGTTTACACTACCACTAAGGAATTCATGTTTTGACTGTGATTTGgctttggaaaaaacaaaacaatcataGATAGTGTAAGCTGAGCAACAAgatgttcaaaataaaaaccaactCATCTTCCCTTCCCCAGCGGCGCCCTGGTCTCTCCTCCGAATACACATTTTCATACAAATTGATAGATTAATAACaaaaagaatacaaacaaatgagaaaccaTAAAAAACAGCACTTCCTTAAGTTGTTCTCAGTTTCACAATGCCaggttcaaaaaaaaaatatggtgGCCAATGAGAGTTACCACCTGACCTCGTATGATGACGGACAGGGACAGaaagcagaagaggagaaagagggaaagtgTTTAAGgctaaagacaaaaagaaaagtgagtgccagaataaaaaggaaacactGCAGTCCCCTTGGCCTCCTTCATTTCTATTCAATATGGCACCCAAAGGAACCACAATCATGTGAACCAATGTGTTCGATTGGCTTCTCAAGCGCAACTACAATCTCATAGCAttcagaaggagaggaaggtctTCATTCACTCCGGTAGAAAAACCCAATGAAGGCCCATTGTGACAGAGTGGAGCTCAGCACGAAACAGGAGAAACAttgtttgtattctttttaaaaatctgaaaCTTTGAACACAGGCTCTTTCTGCAAAAACagctgaatgaaaaacaaagaaagtgtATAAAAAAGGGACACAGGTCTGCATAAACATTTCTAATGCAATTCTCTACAGTCTAAAGTTCCCTGTTTGACACAATAAgaattttctcacacacacacacacacgttgctctTTGATATTCCCTGCAACACACAGATACAATCATTACATGAACTACTCAAAAATAAGGACATCTGTCAAAAACATTTTACGTGGTTGAAAATTGCAAGAATACAAAAACGGTTCTCACATATTGATTTTAAGAAACACCTTTGACTAtatacacacgcacgcgcacacacacacacacagtatgtacAGGTTGAGAGCTGGACTGTAATGTTCCAAATTGGACACATTCAAAACAAATTAGAACAGCAGCATTGACACATGCAGGAATATGCCCATTATATCAGTTTGAagtagatatatttatatattttctttaatatttgtcTATATTGACGGGTGAGACAGACTTTCTGTATTACTGGGAGGGGGAGGAACCTGATTTAATGAATGTGAgtacgtgtgtgtctgaggggTTTAGTCAAAACAATCGCTGACAGcgacaggaggagggggagcaatcaaaacaaagtaaaagtgagaggaagaacaagagCGGGACAGGACAAGCAATGTCATCAGGCATGAAGAGGGAGTAAAGTAAAACAAGGAAAGAAACCCTGTAGCAGCAAAGACAGTCCCTGTCCGAGTCAGCTAAGATGGATACAGATTCATTAAGTACACCTTTAAACATACTTGCTCCTGTTGaaaattttttaaataaaacgagAGGCAGAAAtgagcaggaaaagaaaaggcaaagtgTAGCTCTGGGTCTTCGGGAATGACATGGTCACAGTACTTAAATGCTCAGGGCAGCTTAGCAAAGCAACAACAATGTGATGTTCACCTGGTGTGACTGAATGCAATGAGAACAGCCTGTACGGGCAAACGTGGAGAGGCTGAATCTACAGCCTACAACGGATGGACAAGAGGACAGGAGGTTACGGGCGACTGTCTGTTCCAAAGTCTTTAAAAGCATTTATAAGCACTGGGGCACCGGGCAGCCCCCTCCTTGGGCTGTGTGCTGCACCGTGTGATCCTGCAAAGAGCCCAAGTCACTGAAACGCTCGCCGCACCAAACGCACTTGAACTGGCCCTCCCTGGAGTGCGTGTTCTGGTGTTTGGTCATGTGCTCGCGCTGCTTGAAGCCCTTGTTGCAGTGGTCGCATTTGTAcggcttctcccccgtgtgcaCCCGCCGGTGGCGGTTCAAGTCCGACGAGTATTTGAAGCGCTTCTCGCATTCGGGGCACTTCAGCGGCTTTTCCCGCAACGGGTCGCAGCGATGCTGGACGAActccgaggaggagaggaagcgccGGTCGCACAGCGAGCACTTCAGGGGCTTCTCCTGGCAGTGGGAGTTCTGGTGACGCTGCAGCGTGGAGCTCTTCTTGTAGCCCTTGCCACAAACGTCGCACTTGTAGGGCTTGTCCGGCGACGAGTTGGACGGCTCGCCGCACTTGTGCCGGAGCAGCTCCCCCGACTGGCTGAACTCCTTCTGGCACGAGGCGCACTTGAACAGGTTGTCCATGCCGTGGACGTGCTGGTGGTAGAGGAGGTGCGAGGGCTGCATGAAGCCCTTGTCGCACAAGTTGCATTTGAACGGCCGGTCGCTCGGGTCCTTGTGCGTGCGGCGGTGGCGCACCAGCGCGTACTGCTGCTTGAAGCTCATCTGGCACTCGTCGCAGTGGAAGGGCCGCTCCTCCGAGTGCGTGCGCTCGTGCTGCCGGAGGTCCGACGGCCGCTTGAAGCCCTTGCCGCACGCCGCGCAGCGGAATGGGCGGGAGCCCTGCGGGTGGcaggggtgatggaggagctcGGACGACTCCTTGAAGTGCAACTCGCACAGGTTGCACTTGAACAGGTGCTCGCCCGAGTGCACGTACATGTGGCGCACCAGGTGGGAGCGATGCTTGAAGCTCTTCTCGCATACGGCACACTTGAACGGGCGTTCACTGCTGTGTGTCCGCTGGTGGTGCTGCAGGTGGGACGACTGGCTGAAGGCCTTGTCGCACGTGTCACACTTGAAgggcttctcccccgtgtgcaCCCGCTTGTGCCGCGTGAGTTCCGACAGGTGCCTGAAGCCCTTCTGGCAGACGGAGCATTTGTACGGCCGGTCCCGTGACGACGGGAAGGGCAGGATGGACGAGCTGCTGCTCGCCGACGCCCCGTCGCTGGTAGGCTGCTGGGCGTTAGTGGAGTTGGGCGTGATGTTGCCGGAAGAGCCCGGCCGGTAGGTCTTCTCGCATATCGAACATTTCATCGGGTTGGTGCTGTTGTGGGACGTGTGGTGATGGGCTAAGGAGGTGAGCAGGGAGAAGCCCATCTTACACACCCCACACACAAATGGCTTCTGCTCCACCTGAACGCACTGGTGTTCCAGCAAGTCCGTTGCCTGGTGGAAGATCTTCATGCACTGGGTGCACTGGAACGACCTGTCCTGGTTCACCATGCACTGGTGCTCGTGCGGGTTGGCCAGGTGGGAAATGTCGTGTCCACAGGCCCCGCACTTGTGTCCTCCCTCTGCCCCTACCTGCAGGGAGGGCTGCTGGGCCTGGGCAGGGTGCTGCTGCTGACCATGCTGCCCGCCTCTGTGCTGCGGAGTCCCGCCGTGTTGCTGGCTGTGCTGCCCATGCTGGGCCTGCTGCTGCAAAGACGTGGCGTCCTGCTGCAGCACAATGCCATACACTGCACAGCCGAGGGCGCTCTCTGCCCC encodes:
- the LOC120812217 gene encoding casein kinase II subunit alpha' isoform X1, coding for MTGPVAGSKSCVYADVNTLKSREYWDYEAHVPNWNNQEDYQLVRKLGRGKYSEVFEAVNITNNEKVVVKILKPVKKKKIKREIKILENLRGGSNIIRLVDAVKDPGSRTPALVFECINNTDFKELYQKLTDYDIRFYMYELLKALDYCHSMGIMHRDVKPHNVMIDHQLRKLRLIDWGLAEFYHPSQEYNVRVASRYFKGPELLVDYQMYDYSLDMWSLGCMLASMIFQKEPFFHGQDNYDQLVRIAKVLGTDELFGYLRKYHIELDPRFKDLLGQQSRKRWEQFVQTENQHLVSPEALDLLDKLLRYDHQQRLTATEAMDQPYFYPIIKEQSLSNSDNNMVTSDNTTAR
- the LOC120812217 gene encoding casein kinase II subunit alpha' isoform X2, yielding MTGPVAGSKSCVYADVNTLKSREYWDYEAHVPNWNNQEDYQLVRKLGRGKYSEVFEAVNITNNEKVVVKILKPVKKKKIKREIKILENLRGGSNIIRLVDAVKDPGSRTPALVFECINNTDFKELYQKLTDYDIRFYMYELLKALDYCHSMGIMHRDVKPHNVMIDHQLRKLRLIDWGLAEFYHPSQEYNVRVASRYFKGPELLVDYQMYDYSLDMWSLGCMLASMIFQKEPFFHGQDNYDQLVRIAKVLGTDELFGYLRKYHIELDPRFKDLLGQQSRKRWEQFVQTENQHLVSPEALDLLDKLLRYDHQQRLTATEAMDQPYFCERDAHSRPDNKGAVSVKL
- the LOC120812207 gene encoding uncharacterized protein LOC120812207; its protein translation is MDWATPAAKLNPYTRARMSEAWQQHAAAPPPVVHTIPPGAESALGCAVYGIVLQQDATSLQQQAQHGQHSQQHGGTPQHRGGQHGQQQHPAQAQQPSLQVGAEGGHKCGACGHDISHLANPHEHQCMVNQDRSFQCTQCMKIFHQATDLLEHQCVQVEQKPFVCGVCKMGFSLLTSLAHHHTSHNSTNPMKCSICEKTYRPGSSGNITPNSTNAQQPTSDGASASSSSSILPFPSSRDRPYKCSVCQKGFRHLSELTRHKRVHTGEKPFKCDTCDKAFSQSSHLQHHQRTHSSERPFKCAVCEKSFKHRSHLVRHMYVHSGEHLFKCNLCELHFKESSELLHHPCHPQGSRPFRCAACGKGFKRPSDLRQHERTHSEERPFHCDECQMSFKQQYALVRHRRTHKDPSDRPFKCNLCDKGFMQPSHLLYHQHVHGMDNLFKCASCQKEFSQSGELLRHKCGEPSNSSPDKPYKCDVCGKGYKKSSTLQRHQNSHCQEKPLKCSLCDRRFLSSSEFVQHRCDPLREKPLKCPECEKRFKYSSDLNRHRRVHTGEKPYKCDHCNKGFKQREHMTKHQNTHSREGQFKCVWCGERFSDLGSLQDHTVQHTAQGGGCPVPQCL